The following are from one region of the Poecilia reticulata strain Guanapo linkage group LG7, Guppy_female_1.0+MT, whole genome shotgun sequence genome:
- the tshz2 gene encoding teashirt homolog 2, with protein sequence MPRRKQQAPKRAAVYEPDEDAPLQESIPEEDGETEAQTEEECSEKTSPKACEDRELDNKSTNTYSNQNSPISVLSNQELELESRLSDSSDRLSDFKTSSPPESQRDEESRGSKHKEESGSSLEKMRAAYANFLSDSYWTGIGVDLKVGKNTSKANCDSTNGSSKNEFDWHQDALSKTLQQTLSPKPASKPNLFSSVHLYRQTTKPCGSVFTGASRFRCKDCSAAYDTLVELTVHMNKTGHYQDNNHSKQSNSSASSSKSRKRNLQDMEGKEDAQKVLKCMFCGHSFDSLQDLSVHMIKTKHYQKVPLKEPIPVITPKLLPPAKKRVFETTRPCSPDSTTGASGYSEAQRAATLSNANNNRYGYQNGASYTWQFETCKSQILKCMECGSSHDTLQQLTTHMMVTGHFIKVTNSASKKGKQLALDPLAVEKIQGVAEPAASDTEGEKVSPKNLSPGSSEKDSQGEGTSDKMEETETKDDKQENEDQKESNGVFKYPYLREEDLEQESGGGGDILKSLANTVASAINKAQTGTPSWSAYPSIHAAYQLSGIIKNTPLSASPPAQLKQTFNHKLRPIAPKGKLYHSALGVELPQGLHQNVDIKKEKVGISDGKESQNIKFDLLENDDSDCQDDSSSSSKLDADCMNEGSEAIKGKLSPDFSDRGKTPSPAASNGRSTTSEPLSDTPDMLGINPLSALQSVLNNHLGKANKPNNSRADKLSAHAQSIFAEFNRGNEKPPLMLGSPIRNRPDKTFLMANDDQPIDLTKSKHSKASTLLLGPSTPMPQKYALSDIADMVKVLPKATTPKPSLPSRIPTMKLESDVRRFEDVSAEVYSVHKRKGRQSNWNPRHLLILQAQFASSLFQTSEGKYLLSDLGPQERMHISKFTGLSMTTISHWLANVKYQLRKTGGTKFLKNMDTGHPVFYCNDCASQFRSPTMFISHLESHLGFQIKDMCKMPVEHQTKVEEPEMLKALSIRATDSLVSEEDIDSKFKCKLCCRTFASNHAVKLHLSKTHSKSPDNHSQYVEMDKE encoded by the coding sequence tgtacgAACCAGATGAAGATGCTCCTCTCCAGGAGTCCATTCCAGAAGAGGATGGTGAGACTGAAGCTCAAACCGAAGAAGAATGCTCAGAGAAGACTAGCCCCAAGGCATGTGAGGACAGAGAGTTGGACAACAAGAGTACCAACACCTACAGCAACCAGAACTCCCCCATTAGCGTGCTTTCCAATCAGGAGTTGGAGCTGGAGTCTCGTCTCAGCGACAGCAGCGACAGACTCTCAGACTTTAAAACGTCTTCGCCGCCAGAGAGCCAGAGGGATGAAGAAAGTCGTGGTTCGAAACACAAAGAGGAGTCAGGCAGCAGCTTGGAGAAGATGAGAGCAGCCTATGCAAACTTTCTGTCAGATTCYTACTGGACAGGAATTGGTGTAGACTTAAAAGTGGGCAAAAATACCAGCAAAGCCAACTGCGACAGCACCAATGGGAGTAGCAAGAATGAGTTTGACTGGCACCAGGAYGCGCTCTCCAAGACCTTGCAGCAGACGCTTTCACCGAAACCCGCATCCAAGCCCAACCTGTTCAGTTCCGTTCACCTTTATAGGCAAACCACCAAACCTTGTGGCTCAGTGTTCACAGGAGCCAGCCGCTTCCGCTGCAAGGACTGCAGCGCTGCATATGACACACTGGTGGAGCTCACTGTCCACATGAACAAGACCGGACACTACCAAGATAATAACCACAGCAAGCAGAGCAACTCCTCAGCCTCATCCTCTAAATCTAGAAAGCGAAATTTGCAAGACATGGAAGGGAAGGAGGATGcacagaaagttttaaaatgcatgttttgcGGCCATTCTTTTGACTCGCTGCAGGATCTAAGTGTGCATATGATTAAAACTAAGCATTACCAAAAAGTGCCTTTAAAAGAGCCAATTCCAGTGATTACACCCAAACTGCTGCCGCCAGCGAAGAAACGGGTGTTTGAAACAACAAGGCCCTGCTCTCCAGACTCCACCACTGGGGCATCTGGCTACTCTGAGGCACAGCGGGCCGCCACGCTTTCAAACGCCAACAACAATCGCTATGGATATCAGAATGGAGCCAGCTACACATGGCAGTTTGAGACATGTAAGTCTCAAATTCTCAAATGTATGGAGTGTGGAAGCTCTCATGACACACTTCAGCAGCTCACCACGCACATGATGGTCACTGGGCACTTCATCAAAGTCACAAACTCTGCATCTAAAAAGGGCAAACAGCTAGCCCTTGACCCACTGGCTGTGGAGAAGATCCAGGGCGTAGCTGAGCCTGCAGCCAGCGACACTGAAGGAGAAAAGGTRTCGCCGAAAAACCTCTCCCCAGGAAGCAGTGAGAAGGATAGCCAGGGGGAAGGAACGTCAGACAAAAtggaagaaactgaaacaaaagatgACAAGCAGGAGAATGAGGATCAAAAAGAGAGCAATGGAGTCTTTAAGTACCCCTATCTTCGTGAGGAAGACCTTGAACAAGAGTCAGGTGGAGGAGGGGACATCCTAAAATCTTTAGCCAATACTGTGGCCTCCGCTATCAATAAAGCTCAGACAGGGACACCAAGCTGGAGTGCCTACCCGAGCATCCATGCTGCCTATCAGCTCTCTGGCATCATCAAAAACACCCCTCTCTCTGCATCTCCCCCTGCACAGCTAAAGCAGACATTTAACCACAAGCTGAGGCCGATTGCCCCAAAGGGGAAACTGTACCACAGCGCTTTGGGAGTTGAGCTTCCCCAGGGACTGCATCAAAACGTGgacatcaaaaaagaaaaggttggcATTAGCGATGGTAAAGAAAGTCAGAATATTAAGTTTGATCTGCTGGAGAATGATGACAGCGATTGTCAGGAtgactcctcttcctcttcaaaGCTCGATGCAGACTGCATGAATGAAGGAAGTGAAGCGATCAAAGGGAAGTTGAGCCCAGATTTCTCTGACAGAGGCAAGACGCCGAGCCCCGCTGCCAGCAACGGACGCAGCACTACATCAGAgcctctcagtgacactccagatATGCTTGGCATAAACCCTCTTAGTGCTTTACAGTCAGTTCTGAACAATCATCTGGGTAAAGCAAATAAACCCAATAACTCCAGAGCAGATAAACTATCTGCACACGCCCAGTCAATTTTTGCTGAGTTTAACCGAGGCAATGAGAAGCCGCCTTTAATGCTCGGAAGTCCTATAAGAAACAGACCTGATAAGACTTTCCTCATGGCTAATGACGACCAACCAATAGATCTGACTAAATCTAAGCACAGCAAGGCGAGCACCTTGCTGCTAGGGCCTTCTACACCTATGCCACAGAAATACGCTCTGTCTGACATTGCTGACATGGTTAAGGTTCTTCCAAAAGCCACAACACCAAAACCATCCTTACCGTCAAGGATTCCAACCATGAAGTTGGAGTCGGACGTCAGACGCTTTGAGGACGTGTCTGCTGAGGTTTACTCCGTCCACAAACGCAAGGGCAGGCAGTCGAACTGGAATCCTCGCCATCTTCTCATCCTGCAAGCTCAGTTTGCCTCCAGCCTCTTCCAAACATCTGAGGGGAAGTATTTGCTYTCAGATCTTGGCCCTCAGGAACGGATGCACATCTCCAAGTTCACTGGGTTGTCGATGACCACCATCAGCCACTGGCTGGCGAATGTAAAGTACCAGCTGAGGAAAACAGGAGGAACCAAGTTCCTGAAGAATATGGACACTGGCCATCCGGTCTTCTACTGCAATGACTGTGCTTCCCAGTTTAGGTCGCCAACCATGTTCATTTCCCATCTAGAATCCCATCTGGGTTTCCAAATCAAAGACATGTGCAAAATGCCGGTAGAGCACCAGACAAAGGTGGAGGAGCCAGAAATGCTGAAGGCCCTCAGCATCAGAGCCACCGACTCTCTGGTGTCAGAGGAAGACATTGACTCAAAGTTTAAATGTAAGCTCTGCTGTCGGACATTTGCGAGCAATCATGCAGTCAAGCTCCATTTGAGTAAAACTCACAGCAAGTCCCCTGATAACCATTCACAATATGTGGAAATGGACAAGGAGTAA